In one Gossypium hirsutum isolate 1008001.06 chromosome D09, Gossypium_hirsutum_v2.1, whole genome shotgun sequence genomic region, the following are encoded:
- the LOC107890860 gene encoding probable serine/threonine protein kinase IREH1 isoform X5, protein MVFKNKLFFSSKKSDSDGSNSPRSASNSPIRSDKKKPRASTSQQASTSTSTSLFSPVACKQTQVKDGPRSKDLKPRTPPSKPSSSSTSKKPDAKDRSSSESPLLASSLGLNRIKTRSGPLPQETFFSFRGEKSAVASVLGASNLSRPGRSSSGGDGSSSKSGSGKKDVLTKRLLQDSLLDNVSNSDSMSTGSGGGWHSREQSLGVQGKSRLQNGEPSSGAGQDESSLGHSGGLKSSDFCTPEISFDCENPKESESPRFQAILRVTSGPRKRFPADIKSFSHELNSKGVRPFPLWKPRRLNNLEETLVAIRAKFDKAKEEVNSDLAIFAADLVGVLERTADSHPEWQETIEDLLVLARRCAMTPPGEFWLQCEGIVQELDDKRQELPACVLKQLYTRMLFILTRCTRLLQFHKESGLAEDEPLVQLRQSRVLHPVDNRKFSGVLREAKSLGSSKASKAASSKKSYSQEQHALDWSKDHVVLPGGSVAPIDDTPKNLESPASIDKITSWKKLPTPARKGPKEVTAIKEQHNSTSETLKRTGTSDVDLTSINLQELPAAKESEGQPSKHQHKVSSGSRGDQPTASEGSSIICRICEEEVPTSNVEDHSRICTAADRCDQNGLSVDERLVRIAETLEKMADSFANKDIQHLGSPDVAKASNSSVTEESDVLSPKLSDWSRRGSEDMLDCFPEADNSVFMDDLKGLPSMSCKTRFGPKSDQGMTTSSAGSMTPRSPLSTPRTCQIDLLLSGKGAFSEQEDLPQMNELADIARCVANTPLADDQSMPYLLSCLDDLRNVIDRRKFNALTVETFGARIEKLIREKYLQLCELVEDEKVDITSTVIDEDAPLEDDVVRSLRTSPILSSKDRTSIDDFEIIKPISRGAFGRVFFAKKRTTGDLFAIKVLKKADMIRKNAVESILAERDILISVRNPFVVLALEYLHSQHVVHRDLKPDNLLIAHDGHIKLTDFGLSKVGLINSTDDLSGPAVSGTSLLDDEQPQLSASDHQQERRKKRSAVGTPDYLAPEILLGTGHGATADWWSVGVILFELIVGIPPFNAEHPQTIFDNILNRKIPWPRVPEEMSLEAQDLIDRLLTEDPHQRLGARGASEVKQHVFFKDINWDTLARQKAAFVPSSESALDTSYFTSRYSWNPSDDHVYPGSELDDSSDADSLSGSSDYLSNHQDEVGDECGGLTEFESISSVNYSFSNFSFKNLSQLASINYDLLSKGWKDDHPANNSNA, encoded by the exons ATGGTGTTCAAAAACAAGCTCTTCTTCTCTTCGAAGAAATCGGATTCTGACGGATCAAACAGCCCTCGATCTGCTTCCAATTCCCCCATCCGATCCGACAAGAAGAAACCCAGAGCTTCTACTTCCCAACAGGCCTCCACTTCCACTTCCACTTCCCTTTTCTCTCCCGTTGCTTGCAAGCAAACCCAAGTAAAAGATGGACCTAGAAGCAAGGACCTCAAACCCCGAACACCACCTTCTAAGCCCTCTTCTTCTTCTACCTCCAAGAAGCCCGATGCCAAGGACAGGTCCTCGTCCGAGTCGCCCCTACTAGCCTCCTCCTTGGGTTTGAACCGGATTAAAACCCGCTCTGGCCCCTTGCCGCAGGAGACATTTTTCAGCTTCCGAGGTGAGAAAAGTGCAGTGGCTTCAGTGCTCGGAGCTAGTAACTTGTCTAGGCCTGGACGTTCCAGTAGTGGTGGCGATGGTAGTTCGTCGAAATCAGGTTCTGGGAAGAAAGACGTATTGACCAAGAGGTTATTGCAAGACAGTTTGCTTGATAATGTGAGCAATTCGGATAGTATGTCGACTGGGAGTGGTGGTGGTTGGCACTCAAGAGAGCAGAGTCTTGGTGTGCAAGGGAAGTCACGGTTGCAGAACGGGGAACCATCTTCAGGTGCTG GGCAAGACGAGTCATCACTTGGGCACTCTGGAGGCTTAAAAAGTTCAGATTTTTGTACACCAGAG ATTTCATTTGATTGTGAAAACCCAAAGGAATCTGAATCGCCCCGTTTTCAAGCTATTCTCCGTGTTACAAGTGGTCCTCGGAAGAGGTTCCCTGCTGATATTAAGAGCTTTTCCCAtgaattaaattccaaaggtGTACGACCATTTCCGCTTTGGAAACCTCGGCGCTTAAACAACTTGgag GAAACCTTGGTTGCTATTAGAGCAAAATTTGACAAAGCAAAGGAGGAAGTGAACTCTGATCTGGCTATTTTTGCAGCAGATCTTGTTGGAGTTCTAGAAAGAACTGCTGACAGTCATCCTGAGTGGCAGGAAACTATTGAGGATTTGCTGGTTTTGGCTCGAAGGTGTGCTATGACACCACCTGGTGAGTTTTGGCTTCAGTGTGAAGGCATTGTTCAGGAGCTAGATGATAAGCGTCAAGAACTTCCTGCGTGTGTGCTGAAGCAGCTTTATACCCGGATGCTTTTCATTCTCACAAGGTGTACAAGATTGTTGCAGTTTCACAAAGAAAGTGGGTTGGCTGAGGATGAACCTTTGGTACAACTTCGCCAATCTAGAGTCCTGCATCCTGTAGACAATAGAAAATTTTCAGGTGTTCTAAGAGAAGCAAAAAGTTTGGGTTCATCAAAGGCATCAAAAGCAGCCTCGTCTAAGAAATCTTATAGTCAGGAGCAACATGCCTTGGATTGGAGTAAGGACCACGTTGTCCTGCCAGGAGGTTCCGTTGCTCCCATTGATGACACACCAAAGAACTTGGAGTCTCCTGCGAGCATAGACAAAATAACTTCTTGGAAGAAACTCCCAACTCCTGCCAGAAAAGGTCCAAAGGAAGTTACTGCTATTAAGGAGCAGCATAATAGCACAAGTGAAACTCTGAAAAGAACAGGGACGTCTGATGTAGATCTGACTTCTATTAACCTTCAGGAGCTTCCTGCTGCAAAAGAATCTGAAGGGCAGCCTTCTAAGCATCAACACAAAGTTTCTTCGGGTTCTCGGGGAGACCAACCGACTGCTTCTGAAGGAAGTTCTATAATATGCCGCATTTGTGAGGAGGAGGTTCCCACCTCAAATGTGGAAGATCACTCAAGAATATGTACCGCTGCTGATCGATGTGATCAGAACGGCTTAAGTGTTGATGAACGCCTTGTAAGAATTGCTGAAACACTTGAGAAGATGGCAGATTCCTTTGCTAATAAGGATATCCAACACTTAGGGAGCCCAGATGTTGCAAAAGCATCAAATTCAAGTGTGACTGAAGAATCTGATGTTCTATCTCCTAAACTAAGTGATTGGTCAAGGAGAGGTTCAGAAGACATGCTTGATTGTTTCCCTGAAGCTGATAATTCAGTTTTTATGGATGACCTTAAGGGTTTACCTTCCATGTCATGTAAAACTCGCTTTGGTCCAAAGTCTGATCAAGGAATGACAACATCGTCTGCAGGAAGCATGACTCCTAGATCTCCTTTATCGACACCAAGAACTTGTCAGATAGACTTGTTATTGTCAGGCAAGGGTGCTTTCTCTGAGCAAGAGGATCTTCCACAG ATGAATGAACTTGCTGATATTGCCAGATGCGTAGCAAATACACCATTGGCTGATGATCAATCCATGCCGTATTTGCTATCTTGTCTTGATGACTTGAGAAATGTCATAGACCGCAGAAAATTTAATGCACTTACAGTAGAAACATTTGGGGCACGCATTGAGAAACTGATCAG GGAGAAGTACTTGCAGCTTTGTGAGCTAGTCGAGGATGAAAAAGTTGATATAACTAGTACTGTCATTGATGAGGATGCTCCCTTAGAGGATGATGTGGTTCGTAGTTTGAGAACTAGCCCTATTCTTTCATCCAAAGACCGTACCTCCATAGATGACTTTGAGATAATAAAACCAATTAGTCGTGGAGCATTTGGACGTGTTTTCTTTGCTAAAAAGAGAACAACGGGGGATCTTTTTGCCATAAAG GTTCTAAAGAAGGCAGATATGATTCGTAAGAATGCAGTTGAAAGTATATTAGCAGAGCGTGATATTTTGATTTCAGTCCGCAACCCATTTGTG GTGCTTGCATTGGAGTATTTACATTCTCAGCATGTGGTTCATCGGGATCTGAAGCCTGATAATTTGTTGATTGCACACGATGGTCATATCAAG TTGACCGATTTTGGGCTTTCAAAGGTTGGTCTCATCAACAGCACTGATGACTTATCTGGTCCAGCAGTTAGTGGCACATCTCTACTTGACGATGAGCAGCCTCAGTTATCTGCATCTGACCACCAGCAAGAGAGGCGGAAGAAACGATCTGCTGTTGGAACGCCTGACTATTTGGCACCAGAGATTCTTCTGGGAACAGGACATG GTGCAACAGCGGATTGGTGGTCTGTGGGTGTCATTCTGTTTGAACTGATTGTTGGCATTCCACCCTTCAATGCAGAGCATCCGCAG ACAATATTTGATAATATTCTCAACCGTAAAATACCTTGGCCAAGGGTGCCTGAAGAAATGAGCCTAGAAGCACAAGATCTAATTGATCG ACTGTTGACAGAAGATCCCCATCAGAGACTTGGAGCCAGAGGAGCATCGGAG GTGAAGCAGCATGTATTTTTCAAAGATATCAACTGGGACACTCTTGCAAGGCAAAAG GCTGCCTTTGTTCCTAGTTCGGAGAGTGCACTCGATACTAGTTACTTTACTAGTCGCTACTCGTGGAATCCTTCAGATGATCATGTTTATCCTGGTAGTGAACTCGATGATTCTAGTGATGCTGACAGTTTAAGTGGCAGTAGTGATTACCTGAGCAACCACCAAGATGAAGTG GGAGATGAATGTGGAGGTCTGACTGAATTCGAGTCTATTTCATCTGTCAATTATTCTTTCAGTAATTTCTCATTTAAG AATCTGTCCCAGCTCGCATCTATTAACTATGACCTGCTTTCTAAAGGTTGGAAGGATGATCATCCGGCAAATAATTCGAATGCATAG
- the LOC107890860 gene encoding probable serine/threonine protein kinase IREH1 isoform X2 translates to MVFKNKLFFSSKKSDSDGSNSPRSASNSPIRSDKKKPRASTSQQASTSTSTSLFSPVACKQTQVKDGPRSKDLKPRTPPSKPSSSSTSKKPDAKDRSSSESPLLASSLGLNRIKTRSGPLPQETFFSFRGEKSAVASVLGASNLSRPGRSSSGGDGSSSKSGSGKKDVLTKRLLQDSLLDNVSNSDSMSTGSGGGWHSREQSLGVQGKSRLQNGEPSSGAGQDESSLGHSGGLKSSDFCTPEISFDCENPKESESPRFQAILRVTSGPRKRFPADIKSFSHELNSKGVRPFPLWKPRRLNNLEETLVAIRAKFDKAKEEVNSDLAIFAADLVGVLERTADSHPEWQETIEDLLVLARRCAMTPPGEFWLQCEGIVQELDDKRQELPACVLKQLYTRMLFILTRCTRLLQFHKESGLAEDEPLVQLRQSRVLHPVDNRKFSGVLREAKSLGSSKASKAASSKKSYSQEQHALDWSKDHVVLPGGSVAPIDDTPKNLESPASIDKITSWKKLPTPARKGPKEVTAIKEQHNSTSETLKRTGTSDVDLTSINLQELPAAKESEGQPSKHQHKVSSGSRGDQPTASEGSSIICRICEEEVPTSNVEDHSRICTAADRCDQNGLSVDERLVRIAETLEKMADSFANKDIQHLGSPDVAKASNSSVTEESDVLSPKLSDWSRRGSEDMLDCFPEADNSVFMDDLKGLPSMSCKTRFGPKSDQGMTTSSAGSMTPRSPLSTPRTCQIDLLLSGKGAFSEQEDLPQMNELADIARCVANTPLADDQSMPYLLSCLDDLRNVIDRRKFNALTVETFGARIEKLIREKYLQLCELVEDEKVDITSTVIDEDAPLEDDVVRSLRTSPILSSKDRTSIDDFEIIKPISRGAFGRVFFAKKRTTGDLFAIKVLKKADMIRKNAVESILAERDILISVRNPFVVRFFYSFTCRENLYLVMEYLNGGDLYSLLRNLGCLDEEVARVYIAEVVLALEYLHSQHVVHRDLKPDNLLIAHDGHIKLTDFGLSKVGLINSTDDLSGPAVSGTSLLDDEQPQLSASDHQQERRKKRSAVGTPDYLAPEILLGTGHGATADWWSVGVILFELIVGIPPFNAEHPQTIFDNILNRKIPWPRVPEEMSLEAQDLIDRLLTEDPHQRLGARGASEVKQHVFFKDINWDTLARQKAAFVPSSESALDTSYFTSRYSWNPSDDHVYPGSELDDSSDADSLSGSSDYLSNHQDEGDECGGLTEFESISSVNYSFSNFSFKNLSQLASINYDLLSKGWKDDHPANNSNA, encoded by the exons ATGGTGTTCAAAAACAAGCTCTTCTTCTCTTCGAAGAAATCGGATTCTGACGGATCAAACAGCCCTCGATCTGCTTCCAATTCCCCCATCCGATCCGACAAGAAGAAACCCAGAGCTTCTACTTCCCAACAGGCCTCCACTTCCACTTCCACTTCCCTTTTCTCTCCCGTTGCTTGCAAGCAAACCCAAGTAAAAGATGGACCTAGAAGCAAGGACCTCAAACCCCGAACACCACCTTCTAAGCCCTCTTCTTCTTCTACCTCCAAGAAGCCCGATGCCAAGGACAGGTCCTCGTCCGAGTCGCCCCTACTAGCCTCCTCCTTGGGTTTGAACCGGATTAAAACCCGCTCTGGCCCCTTGCCGCAGGAGACATTTTTCAGCTTCCGAGGTGAGAAAAGTGCAGTGGCTTCAGTGCTCGGAGCTAGTAACTTGTCTAGGCCTGGACGTTCCAGTAGTGGTGGCGATGGTAGTTCGTCGAAATCAGGTTCTGGGAAGAAAGACGTATTGACCAAGAGGTTATTGCAAGACAGTTTGCTTGATAATGTGAGCAATTCGGATAGTATGTCGACTGGGAGTGGTGGTGGTTGGCACTCAAGAGAGCAGAGTCTTGGTGTGCAAGGGAAGTCACGGTTGCAGAACGGGGAACCATCTTCAGGTGCTG GGCAAGACGAGTCATCACTTGGGCACTCTGGAGGCTTAAAAAGTTCAGATTTTTGTACACCAGAG ATTTCATTTGATTGTGAAAACCCAAAGGAATCTGAATCGCCCCGTTTTCAAGCTATTCTCCGTGTTACAAGTGGTCCTCGGAAGAGGTTCCCTGCTGATATTAAGAGCTTTTCCCAtgaattaaattccaaaggtGTACGACCATTTCCGCTTTGGAAACCTCGGCGCTTAAACAACTTGgag GAAACCTTGGTTGCTATTAGAGCAAAATTTGACAAAGCAAAGGAGGAAGTGAACTCTGATCTGGCTATTTTTGCAGCAGATCTTGTTGGAGTTCTAGAAAGAACTGCTGACAGTCATCCTGAGTGGCAGGAAACTATTGAGGATTTGCTGGTTTTGGCTCGAAGGTGTGCTATGACACCACCTGGTGAGTTTTGGCTTCAGTGTGAAGGCATTGTTCAGGAGCTAGATGATAAGCGTCAAGAACTTCCTGCGTGTGTGCTGAAGCAGCTTTATACCCGGATGCTTTTCATTCTCACAAGGTGTACAAGATTGTTGCAGTTTCACAAAGAAAGTGGGTTGGCTGAGGATGAACCTTTGGTACAACTTCGCCAATCTAGAGTCCTGCATCCTGTAGACAATAGAAAATTTTCAGGTGTTCTAAGAGAAGCAAAAAGTTTGGGTTCATCAAAGGCATCAAAAGCAGCCTCGTCTAAGAAATCTTATAGTCAGGAGCAACATGCCTTGGATTGGAGTAAGGACCACGTTGTCCTGCCAGGAGGTTCCGTTGCTCCCATTGATGACACACCAAAGAACTTGGAGTCTCCTGCGAGCATAGACAAAATAACTTCTTGGAAGAAACTCCCAACTCCTGCCAGAAAAGGTCCAAAGGAAGTTACTGCTATTAAGGAGCAGCATAATAGCACAAGTGAAACTCTGAAAAGAACAGGGACGTCTGATGTAGATCTGACTTCTATTAACCTTCAGGAGCTTCCTGCTGCAAAAGAATCTGAAGGGCAGCCTTCTAAGCATCAACACAAAGTTTCTTCGGGTTCTCGGGGAGACCAACCGACTGCTTCTGAAGGAAGTTCTATAATATGCCGCATTTGTGAGGAGGAGGTTCCCACCTCAAATGTGGAAGATCACTCAAGAATATGTACCGCTGCTGATCGATGTGATCAGAACGGCTTAAGTGTTGATGAACGCCTTGTAAGAATTGCTGAAACACTTGAGAAGATGGCAGATTCCTTTGCTAATAAGGATATCCAACACTTAGGGAGCCCAGATGTTGCAAAAGCATCAAATTCAAGTGTGACTGAAGAATCTGATGTTCTATCTCCTAAACTAAGTGATTGGTCAAGGAGAGGTTCAGAAGACATGCTTGATTGTTTCCCTGAAGCTGATAATTCAGTTTTTATGGATGACCTTAAGGGTTTACCTTCCATGTCATGTAAAACTCGCTTTGGTCCAAAGTCTGATCAAGGAATGACAACATCGTCTGCAGGAAGCATGACTCCTAGATCTCCTTTATCGACACCAAGAACTTGTCAGATAGACTTGTTATTGTCAGGCAAGGGTGCTTTCTCTGAGCAAGAGGATCTTCCACAG ATGAATGAACTTGCTGATATTGCCAGATGCGTAGCAAATACACCATTGGCTGATGATCAATCCATGCCGTATTTGCTATCTTGTCTTGATGACTTGAGAAATGTCATAGACCGCAGAAAATTTAATGCACTTACAGTAGAAACATTTGGGGCACGCATTGAGAAACTGATCAG GGAGAAGTACTTGCAGCTTTGTGAGCTAGTCGAGGATGAAAAAGTTGATATAACTAGTACTGTCATTGATGAGGATGCTCCCTTAGAGGATGATGTGGTTCGTAGTTTGAGAACTAGCCCTATTCTTTCATCCAAAGACCGTACCTCCATAGATGACTTTGAGATAATAAAACCAATTAGTCGTGGAGCATTTGGACGTGTTTTCTTTGCTAAAAAGAGAACAACGGGGGATCTTTTTGCCATAAAG GTTCTAAAGAAGGCAGATATGATTCGTAAGAATGCAGTTGAAAGTATATTAGCAGAGCGTGATATTTTGATTTCAGTCCGCAACCCATTTGTG GTTCGATTTTTCTATTCATTTACTTGCCGTGAGAACTTGTATCTTGTGATGGAGTATTTAAATGGAGGAGATTTATATTCATTGTTGAGAAATTTAGGCTGCTTGGATGAAGAGGTTGCTCGTGTGTACATAGCAGAAGTa GTGCTTGCATTGGAGTATTTACATTCTCAGCATGTGGTTCATCGGGATCTGAAGCCTGATAATTTGTTGATTGCACACGATGGTCATATCAAG TTGACCGATTTTGGGCTTTCAAAGGTTGGTCTCATCAACAGCACTGATGACTTATCTGGTCCAGCAGTTAGTGGCACATCTCTACTTGACGATGAGCAGCCTCAGTTATCTGCATCTGACCACCAGCAAGAGAGGCGGAAGAAACGATCTGCTGTTGGAACGCCTGACTATTTGGCACCAGAGATTCTTCTGGGAACAGGACATG GTGCAACAGCGGATTGGTGGTCTGTGGGTGTCATTCTGTTTGAACTGATTGTTGGCATTCCACCCTTCAATGCAGAGCATCCGCAG ACAATATTTGATAATATTCTCAACCGTAAAATACCTTGGCCAAGGGTGCCTGAAGAAATGAGCCTAGAAGCACAAGATCTAATTGATCG ACTGTTGACAGAAGATCCCCATCAGAGACTTGGAGCCAGAGGAGCATCGGAG GTGAAGCAGCATGTATTTTTCAAAGATATCAACTGGGACACTCTTGCAAGGCAAAAG GCTGCCTTTGTTCCTAGTTCGGAGAGTGCACTCGATACTAGTTACTTTACTAGTCGCTACTCGTGGAATCCTTCAGATGATCATGTTTATCCTGGTAGTGAACTCGATGATTCTAGTGATGCTGACAGTTTAAGTGGCAGTAGTGATTACCTGAGCAACCACCAAGATGAA GGAGATGAATGTGGAGGTCTGACTGAATTCGAGTCTATTTCATCTGTCAATTATTCTTTCAGTAATTTCTCATTTAAG AATCTGTCCCAGCTCGCATCTATTAACTATGACCTGCTTTCTAAAGGTTGGAAGGATGATCATCCGGCAAATAATTCGAATGCATAG